In Saccharomyces cerevisiae S288C chromosome XV, complete sequence, the following proteins share a genomic window:
- the THP1 gene encoding Thp1p (Nuclear pore-associated protein; component of TREX-2 complex (Sac3p-Thp1p-Sus1p-Cdc31p) involved in transcription elongation and mRNA export from the nucleus; involved in post-transcriptional tethering of active genes to the nuclear periphery and to non-nascent mRNP; contains a PAM domain implicated in protein-protein binding), whose amino-acid sequence MDMANQLLDELAHGNFSHLTLNLSQNGREIAILQKQLTGFDDKQLETFVEQHPAMPNDTRFKIMCTSFLNYARDVDPWSAWSSSDLIFEFYQCLINCLINDNAPHIEMLIPVATRETEFIINLAGKLDSFHLQLHTRSHQFLSHISSILSRLFNSIKPPRGNASSTNIPGKQRILLYLVNKLNNIYFRIESPQLCSNIFKNFQPKSMLAHFNEYQLDQQIEYRYLLGRYYLLNSQVHNAFVQFNEAFQSLLNLPLTNQAITRNGTRILNYMIPTGLILGKMVKWGPLRPFLSQETIDNWSVLYKHVRYGNIQGVSLWLRQNERHLCARQLLIVLLEKLPMVTYRNLIKTVIKSWTTEWGQNKLPYSLIERVLQLSIGPTFEDPGAQEITIYNGIHSPKNVENVLVTLINLGLLRANCFPQLQLCVVKKTTMIQEIVPPVNERITKMFPAHSHVLW is encoded by the coding sequence ATGGACATGGCCAACCAGTTGCTAGATGAATTAGCACATGGAAATTTTTCCCACCTAACGCTAAACTTGTCCCAAAATGGTAGGGAAATTGCTATCTTACAGAAGCAATTGACCGGATTTGATGATAAACAGCTAGAAACGTTTGTAGAACAACACCCGGCTATGCCCAATGATACGAGATTCAAAATCATGTGTACATCCTTTTTAAATTATGCCCGAGATGTCGACCCATGGTCAGCCTGGTCCAGTTCGGATCTAATTTTTGAGTTTTATCAATGTTTAATCAACTGTCTCATCAACGACAATGCTCCTCACATAGAAATGTTGATACCAGTAGCAACTAGAGAAACAGAATTTATCATCAATCTCGCTGGGAAACTAGACTCTTTCCACTTGCAACTGCATACGAGAAGTCACCAATTTCTATCACATATATCGTCCATCCTATCAAGACTATTTAACAGCATCAAACCTCCACGAGGTAACGCATCTTCTACAAATATACCTGGAAAACAACGAATACTGCTCTACCTGGTCAATAAACTAAATAACATCTACTTCAGGATCGAGTCACCGCAATTATGTTCCAATATCTTTAAGAACTTTCAGCCAAAAAGCATGCTTGCACATTTCAACGAATACCAGCTCGACCAGCAAATAGAATACAGATATCTATTAGGAAGGTACTACTTGTTGAACTCTCAAGTACATAATGCCTTCGTTCAATTCAATGAAGCTTTCCAGTCCTTATTGAACTTGCCGTTAACGAACCAAGCGATCACTAGGAATGGCACCAGAATACTAAATTACATGATCCCTACAGGGCTGATACTGGGAAAGATGGTCAAATGGGGACCGTTGCGACCGTTCCTTTCCCAAGAAACAATTGATAATTGGAGTGTTCTCTACAAACACGTACGTTATGGGAATATTCAAGGCGTGAGTCTCTGGCTGAGACAAAACGAGCGTCATTTGTGTGCAAGACAGTTACTGATCGTGCTCCTAGAGAAACTGCCCATGGTAACGTACAGAAATCTGATTAAAACGGTAATAAAGTCCTGGACCACCGAATGGGGTCAGAACAAATTACCGTACTCCTTGATAGAACGGGTACTACAGCTATCTATTGGTCCGACATTCGAGGATCCCGGCGCCCAGGAAATTACCATTTATAATGGCATTCACTCCCCCAAGAACGTCGAAAACGTACTTGTGACACTGATTAACTTGGGACTTTTACGCGCAAACTGTTTCCCACAGTTACAACTGTGTGTAGTGAAAAAGACTACAATGATACAAGAGATTGTTCCGCCGGTTAATGAACGAATCACCAAGATGTTTCCTGCCCATTCTCACGTTCTTTGGTGA
- the NUF2 gene encoding kinetochore-associated Ndc80 complex subunit NUF2 (Component of the kinetochore-associated Ndc80 complex; involved in chromosome segregation, spindle checkpoint activity, and kinetochore clustering; evolutionarily conserved; other members include Ndc80p, Nuf2p, Spc24p, and Spc25p), translating to MSRNQDVFPILDLQELVICLQSCDFALATQENISRPTSDYMVTLYKQIIENFMGISVESLLNSSNQETGDGHLQEENENIYLDTLNVLVLNKICFKFFENIGVQDFNMTDLYKPEAQRTQRLLSAVVNYARFREERMFDCNSFILQMESLLGQLRSKFDDYNLIQQQLKQYEDVDGDNIPDEQELQKLEEQNKELEIQLKKLTKIQETLSIDYNDYKISKQSIFKDLEALSFQIVELESNRDKLIKISNTDMEELSEGIKELNDLLIQRKKTLDDLTAQQKNLQDTVTTFETIISELYDVLRIISSEVQESNRTETELVGLKQNLINNKLKLMNVLETGIMYKLEILQEQLDLQLKNLEKLSQDTKEESRLNDTKLMDLQIKYENEIKPKIDKTDIFIQEELISGKINKLNDEIKQLQKDFEVEVKEIEIEYSLLSGHINKYMNEMLEYMQ from the coding sequence ATGAGTAGGAATCAAGATGTGTTCCCCATTTTGGATCTACAGGAACTAGTTATATGTTTGCAAAGCTGTGATTTTGCGCTAGCCACACAGGAAAATATCTCTAGGCCCACCTCAGACTACATGGTAACCCTTTACAAACAAATCATCGAGAACTTCATGGGTATTTCTGTAGAGTCGTTGCTGAATAGTAGTAACCAAGAAACAGGGGATGGTCACTTACAGGAAGAGAACGAGAACATTTATTTGGACACGTTAAATGTTTTGGTATTGAACAAAATCTGCTTTAAGTTCTTTGAGAACATAGGTGTTCAAGATTTCAATATGACAGATTTGTACAAGCCCGAAGCCCAACGGACACAGCGCTTACTGAGTGCTGTGGTGAATTACGCTCGTTTTAGGGAGGAACGAATGTTCGACTGTAattcttttattcttcaaatggaATCGTTGCTGGGTCAGCTTCGCTCCAAATTCGATGATTATAACTTGATTCAGCAACAGCTAAAGCAATACGAGGACGTAGATGGGGATAATATACCTGATGAGCAAGAGCTCCAAAAGCTGGAAGAGCAAAATAAGGAGCTGGAAATTcagttgaagaaattgaccAAGATCCAAGAAACGTTATCCATAGATTATAATGACTATAAGATCTCCAAGCAGTCAATCTTTAAAGATCTGGAAGCTCTGAGTTTCCAAATAGTGGAATTAGAGTCCAATCGAGATAAACTGATCAAAATATCCAATACAGACATGGAAGAGTTATCCGAGGGAATCAAAGAGCTAAATGATCTGTTGatacaaaggaaaaagacGTTAGACGACTTAACCGCACAACAGAAAAACTTGCAAGATACAGTGACGACGTTCGAAACCATAATTAGTGAGCTCTATGATGTGCTGAGAATAATTTCCAGCGAGGTGCAAGAGTCTAATCGAACTGAAACGGAACTTGTGGGATTAAAGCAAAATTTAATCAACAATAAGCTGAAATTGATGAATGTATTGGAAACAGGTATTATGTATAAATTAGAAATCTTACAAGAACAGTTAGATTTGCAACTCAAGAATTTGGAAAAGCTATCGCAAGATACTAAAGAAGAGTCGCGCCTAAATGATACTAAATTGATGGATCTACAAATCaaatatgaaaatgaaatcaaacCTAAGATTGACAAAACGGacattttcattcaagaGGAACTGATCAGTggtaaaatcaataaattaaatgatgaaattaaaCAATTACAAAAAGATTTCGAAGTTGAAgttaaagaaattgagattgaatattctttattatcTGGTCATATTAATAAATACATGAATGAAATGCTCGAATATATGCAATAG
- the SDH5 gene encoding succinate dehydrogenase assembly factor SDH5 (Protein required for flavinylation of Sdh1p; binds to Sdh1p and promotes FAD cofactor attachment, which is necessary for succinate dehydrogenase (SDH) complex assembly and activity; mutations in human ortholog PGL2 are associated with neuroendocrine tumors (paraganglioma)), which translates to MHNMFPALTKTLSLQGYKIINSQTGSAAWSCGRRWFSSDKDDHDDVVTRIKIAPIKRTNEPLDKKRARLIYQSRKRGILETDLLLSGFAAKYLKKMNEEELEEYDSLLNELDWDIYYWATKNFKTSPLPDKWANSKLLKQLQEFSENKEKEILSMPDLSKYQ; encoded by the coding sequence ATGCACAATATGTTTCCAGCACTCACAAAGACACTGTCGTTGCAAGGCTACAAGATTATCAACTCTCAAACAGGGTCCGCTGCATGGTCGTGCGGTCGTAGGTGGTTTAGTAGTGATAAAGATGACCACGACGATGTGGTGACGAGGATTAAAATTGCCCCCATAAAGAGAACTAACGAGCCATTGGATAAGAAAAGAGCTCGGTTGATATATCAATCACGCAAAAGAGGGATCTTGGAGACGGACTTGCTGCTATCTGGGTTCGCTgccaaatatttgaagaagatgaacGAAGAGGAACTGGAAGAATACGATTCGCTATTGAATGAGTTGGACTGGGACATATACTATTGGGCcacaaaaaatttcaaaaccAGCCCCTTGCCTGACAAGTGGGCCAATTCTAAATTGCTGAAGCAGCTACAAGAATTCAGtgaaaataaagagaaGGAAATTTTAAGTATGCCGGACTTGTCCAAGTATCAATGA
- the DSC2 gene encoding Dsc2p (Multi-transmembrane subunit of the DSC ubiquitin ligase complex; involved in the endosome and Golgi-associated degradation pathway (EGAD), contributing to proteostasis and lipid homeostasis; similar in sequence to rhomboid pseudoproteases Der1p and UBAC2 that function in ERAD; ortholog of fission yeast dsc2), whose translation MSMEPPVGLTAMPVTKLAMITTLVVPLVASIASYKHIFLLQYDPFLQTYHQYYRLLIFQFCAINESDTVILALIWYLFRHLERLLGSHKYLTLIVLSWAYTTLGIWGLNLIWNAFIGQYKWLQWNNFSTGSLPIVLSLVHFYKEYTPQIYEWNIRLLGPRGGASSHNDNKREDKSAVEWKINDQFLLNGLILLLILNQGFAGILCGFISWMCGIFIDKGLLPGLDHWRIPFVSYFISQGPPTRANVAIAANAATNTAAARATVEAATAATGNGNTGNSGPTSLPLRGSSTTPTNTSSAGDDEPGADEPARPLGVQFLDTFRR comes from the coding sequence ATGTCTATGGAGCCTCCTGTGGGGCTTACGGCTATGCCCGTCACCAAGCTAGCCATGATCACGACGCTTGTGGTTCCCTTAGTTGCCTCGATTGCAAGTTACAAACATATATTTCTATTGCAATATGATCCTTTTCTGCAGACCTACCATCAATACTACCGTCTGCTCATATTCCAGTTCTGCGCCATCAATGAATCCGATACAGTAATACTGGCGTTGATATGGTATCTGTTTAGGCATTTAGAACGGCTACTAGGATCCCACAAGTACTTGACCTTGATTGTTTTGTCATGGGCCTACACCACCTTAGGAATTTGGGGATTGAATCTGATCTGGAACGCATTTATTGGACAGTACAAGTGGCTTCAATGGAACAATTTTAGTACAGGTTCACTGCCCATTGTTTTAAGCTTAGTACATTTTTACAAAGAATACACCCCTCAGATTTACGAATGGAATATAAGATTACTAGGACCTCGAGGAGGAGCATCAAGTCACAATGATAACAAGCGAGAAGACAAGAGCGCCGTAGAGTGGAAAATCAACGAtcagtttcttttaaatGGGTTAATTCTCCTGCTTATATTAAATCAGGGGTTTGCAGGAATACTATGCGGATTCATAAGCTGGATGTGTGGTATTTTCATCGATAAGGGCCTGTTACCGGGATTAGACCATTGGAGAATACCGTTTGTatcctatttcatctctCAAGGCCCACCCACGAGGGCTAACGTTGCTATAGCGGCCAATGCGGCCACGAATACAGCAGCAGCAAGAGCCACTGTAGAAGCAGCTACTGCTGCTACAGGAAATGGAAATACAGGCAACTCTGGGCCTACAAGCCTACCGCTTCGTGGTTCAAGCACCACCCCTACAAATACCTCTAGCGCTGGTGATGACGAGCCTGGTGCCGATGAACCTGCAAGACCACTGGGAGTCCAATTTTTGGATACCTTTAGGAGATGA
- the NBA1 gene encoding Nba1p (Protein involved in axial bud site selection; prevents repolarization of cells at previous division sites; recruited by Aim44p and Nap1p to the cell cortex and to cytokinesis remnants (bud scars) where it prevents Rsr1p-mediated activation of Cdc24p, the Cdc42p GEF; localizes to the cytoplasm, and the cell division site prior to being stably recruited to cytokinesis remnants; establishes the transient localization of Rga1p, a Cdc42p GAP, at bud scars along with Nis1p; potential Cdc28p substrate) codes for MSEEREENGISRATLNTQRLSAMIDSLNNEKDDRLFPSPTTTRTMITEEKADQSDVFKPPSRLLRSPAGDVSLPPGDNRSSMISNYSGIIQEGVEVSYVVKNRQQTQERRTSKDSNSLYSLKEPVSKNELPSLPMLPSEATLTKHLSDNQSTKSNTNADEIVIKPVTNAKPVGRFNSNTSKKVEGRGSLKLLSSPLRQEKVMRSSIGSGNLASESGSSTYNTKFHQSIQEQLEEEEEGNVSDKLSIVSSVIPELYTTTNEAPKAINPIRSETNDYNPTIPPRSKDRPRSRLFIEEGDGEGDLLTEEILPTPVQPGGHYKNSSQISTVSEQKSESYYSAATSMPPEEETYLTRPLPSTPNEDSRVTSNLKRDDTLKAIHDRANHTSTSTNKQDDDMYEDIIEETPKKTKLKKDTKKKLNKKKSVKELRSFDIDTLNQLLSVTKGTLIGSEFAQLGMKIEEKRALERLVDSLSRLTADMVLDPDRYEEGLKRLDKATKALEGF; via the coding sequence ATGTCAGAAGAGAGGGAAGAAAACGGGATATCTAGGGCTACGCTGAATACGCAGCGACTTTCAGCAATGATCGATTCACTGAACAATGAGAAAGATGACAGGCTCTTTCCATCTCCCACAACTACCAGGACAATGATCACAGAGGAAAAGGCGGATCAAAGTGATGTCTTTAAACCACCATCGAGATTGTTGAGATCACCTGCTGGTGACGTTTCGCTGCCACCTGGTGATAACAGATCAAGTATGATTTCCAACTACTCTGGAATTATTCAAGAAGGCGTTGAAGTATCATATGTGGTCAAAAACCGGCAACAGACCCAAGAACGGCGCACAAGTAAGGATTCCAATAGTTTGTACTCCTTGAAAGAGCCCGTGAGCAAGAACGAGTTACCGTCGTTGCCCATGTTGCCTTCAGAAGCGACATTGACAAAACATCTAAGTGATAACCAAAGCACAAAATCGAATACCAATGCAGACGAAATTGTCATTAAACCAGTTACTAATGCCAAACCTGTGGGAAGGTTTAACTCTAAcacttcaaaaaaagtagaGGGTCGTGGCTCACTGAAACTGTTATCTAGTCCTCTACGTCAGGAAAAAGTTATGCGTTCCTCTATAGGATCAGGTAATTTGGCCAGCGAGAGCGGATCTTCCACTTATAATACCAAATTCCATCAATCTATTCAAGAGCAGctcgaagaagaagaggaaggaAATGTTAGCGATAAGCTTTCAATTGTTTCCAGTGTCATACCCGAGTTGTATACAACCACCAACGAAGCACCCAAAGCGATAAACCCAATACGTTCTGAAACCAATGACTACAATCCAACTATTCCGCCCAGAAGTAAGGACCGTCCTAGGTCAAGGTTGTTCATCGAAGAAGGTGATGGCGAGGGGGATCTTTTAACCGAAGAAATATTACCAACGCCGGTCCAACCTGGTGGCCACTATAAGAACTCATCTCAGATTTCCACAGTTAGTGAACAAAAATCGGAATCTTACTATTCTGCGGCAACGAGTATGCCTCCAGAGGAAGAGACTTACTTGACAAGACCATTGCCCAGCACACCCAATGAGGATAGCAGAGTTACATCGAATTTGAAACGTGACGACACATTGAAGGCTATTCATGATAGGGCAAATCATACCTCTACTTCGACAAACAAacaagatgatgacatgTACGAGGACATCATTGAGGAAACGCCCAAGAAAACTAAACTCAAGAAGGAtacgaaaaaaaagctcaataaaaaaaaatctgtgAAGGAATTGCGATCCTTTGATATCGACACACTAAATCAACTGTTGAGTGTGACAAAGGGAACCTTAATCGGGTCTGAATTTGCGCAACTGGGGATGAAAATTGAGGAGAAACGTGCCCTGGAGAGACTAGTAGACTCTTTGTCCAGGTTAACAGCAGACATGGTTCTTGATCCGGACCGCTATGAAGAAGGACTGAAAAGATTAGACAAAGCTACAAAGGCTCTTGAAGGGTTTTGA
- a CDS encoding uncharacterized protein (Putative ABC transporter) → MSQQENGDVATELIENRLSFSRIPRISLHVRDLSIVASKTNTTLVNTFSMDLPSGSVMAVMGGSGSGKTTLLNVLASKISGGLTHNGSIRYVLEDTGSEPNETEPKRAHLDGQDHPIQKHVIMAYLPQQDVLSPRLTCRETLKFAADLKLNSSERTKKLMVEQLIEELGLKDCADTLVGDNSHRGLSGGEKRRLSIGTQMISNPSIMFLDEPTTGLDAYSAFLVIKTLKKLAKEDGRTFIMSIHQPRSDILFLLDQVCILSKGNVVYCDKMDNTIPYFESIGYHVPQLVNPADYFIDLSSVDSRSDKEEAATQSRLNSLIDHWHDYERTHLQLQAESYISNATEIQIQNMTTRLPFWKQVTVLTRRNFKLNFSDYVTLISTFAEPLIIGTVCGWIYYKPDKSSIGGLRTTTACLYASTILQCYLYLLFDTYRLCEQDIALYDRERAEGSVTPLAFIVARKISLFLSDDFAMTMIFVSITYFMFGLEADARKFFYQFAVVFLCQLSCSGLSMLSVAVSRDFSKASLVGNMTFTVLSMGCGFFVNAKVMPVYVRWIKYIAFTWYSFGTLMSSTFTNSYCTTDNLDECLGNQILEVYGFPRNWITVPAVVLLCWSVGYFVVGAIILYLHKIDITLQNEVKSKQKKIKKKSPTGMKPEIQLLDDVYHQKDLEAEKGKNIHITIKLEDIDLRVIFSAPFSNWKEGNFHHETKEILQSVNAIFKPGMINAIMGPSGSGKSSLLNLISGRLKSSVFAKFDTSGSIMFNDIQVSELMFKNVCSYVSQDDDHLLAALTVKETLKYAAALRLHHLTEAERMERTDNLIRSLGLKHCENNIIGNEFVKGISGGEKRRVTMGVQLLNDPPILLLDEPTSGLDSFTSATILEILEKLCREQGKTIIITIHQPRSELFKRFGNVLLLAKSGRTAFNGSPDEMIAYFTELGYNCPSFTNVADFFLDLISVNTQNEQNEISSRARVEKILSAWKANMDNESLSPTPISEKQQYSQESFFTEYSEFVRKPANLVLAYIVNVKRQFTTTRRSFDSLMARIAQIPGLGVIFALFFAPVKHNYTSISNRLGLAQESTALYFVGMLGNLACYPTERDYFYEEYNDNVYGIAPFFLAYMTLELPLSALASVLYAVFTVLACGLPRTAGNFFATVYCSFIVTCCGEALGIMTNTFFERPGFVVNCISIILSIGTQMSGLMSLGMSRVLKGFNYLNPVGYTSMIIINFAFPGNLKLTCEDGGKNSDGTCEFANGHDVLVSYGLVRNTQKYLGIIVCVAIIYRLIAFFILKAKLEWIKW, encoded by the coding sequence ATGTCACAGCAGGAGAATGGTGATGTGGCCACTGAATTAATCGAAAATAGACTTTCCTTCTCAAGAATCCCTAGAATAAGCCTTCATGTAAGGGATTTGTCAATCGTTGCATCCAAAACAAATACGACGCTAGTTAATACGTTTTCCATGGACCTGCCCAGTGGGTCGGTCATGGCAGTTATGGGTGGTTCGGGGTCAGGGAAGACTACGTTGCTGAATGTTCTGGCATCCAAGATCAGTGGTGGGTTAACTCATAATGGTTCTATACGGTACGTATTGGAAGATACAGGTTCAGAACCCAATGAAACAGAGCCTAAGAGGGCTCACTTGGATGGCCAAGACCATCCCATCCAGAAACACGTAATAATGGCGTACCTACCTCAACAAGATGTACTCTCTCCTAGGTTGACTTGTAGAGAAACTCTTAAGTTTGCAGCTGATTTGAAACTAAACTCTTCTGAGCGAACCAAGAAATTAATGGTCGAGCAATTAATTGAAGAATTAGGGCTCAAGGATTGTGCCGATACTCTTGTGGGGGACAACTCGCACAGGGGTCTTTCTGGTGGTGAAAAGAGAAGACTAAGTATTGGTACTCAAATGATTTCAAACCCTTCCATCATGTTCTTAGATGAGCCTACCACTGGACTGGATGCATATTCTGCCTTCTTGGTTAttaaaactttgaaaaaattagctAAAGAAGATGGCAGGACTTTTATCATGTCAATTCATCAGCCGAGATCGGatatattgtttttattgGACCAGGTTTGTATTTTGTCAAAGGGAAATGTGGTATATTGTGACAAAATGGATAATACTATCCCTTATTTTGAGTCTATTGGTTATCACGTACCCCAGCTGGTAAATCCAGCAGAttatttcattgatttATCAAGCGTAGACTCTAGATctgataaagaagaagctgcCACGCAAAGTCGGCTAAATTCATTGATTGATCATTGGCATGATTATGAGAGAACTCATTTGCAACTACAGGCAGAATCTTATATAAGCAACGCAACGGAAATTCAAATTCAGAATATGACTACCAGACTGCCATTTTGGAAGCAAGTTACGGTGCTAACAAGGcgaaatttcaaattaaatttttcagattaCGTTACTTTAATATCTACTTTTGCAGAACCGTTGATTATTGGTACTGTTTGCGGTTGGATTTACTATAAACCTGACAAAAGCAGTATAGGTGGTTTAAGGACAACAACCGCATGTCTTTACGCGTCCACAATTTTGCAATGTTACTTGTATTTGCTTTTTGATACTTATCGACTTTGTGAGCAGGATATTGCGTTATATGACAGAGAAAGAGCAGAGGGCTCGGTAACACCTTTGGCATTCATCGTAGctagaaaaatttcacttTTCCTCTCTGACGATTTCGCGATGACCATGATTTTTGTCAGTATAACATATTTTATGTTTGGATTGGAAGCAGATGCAAGgaagtttttttatcaGTTTGCTgttgtatttttatgtCAGCTATCATGTTCCGGTTTATCTATGTTATCGGTGGCGGTATCGAGAGATTTTTCTAAAGCTTCATTAGTAGGAAATATGACATTTACGGTATTATCGATGGGATGTGGTTTTTTCGTTAATGCTAAAGTAATGCCCGTGTATGTTCGTTGGATTAAATATATTGCCTTTACGTGGTATTCATTCGGTACTCTCATGTCAAGCACCTTTACGAATTCGTACTGTACTACAGATAATCTCGATGAGTGCTTGGGTAACCAGATATTGGAAGTTTACGGGTTTCCTAGGAATTGGATAACCGTACCTGCCGTTGTCTTACTTTGCTGGTCTGTGGGATATTTTGTAGTAGGTGCaattattttatatttgcaCAAGATTGATATAACTTTACAAAATGAAGTGAAATcgaagcaaaaaaaaatcaaaaagaaatccCCAACAGGAATGAAACCCGAGATTCAGCTGCTAGATGACGTGTATCATCAGAAAGATTTGGAAGCggagaaaggaaaaaatatacatattaCTATAAAATTAGAAGATATAGACTTACGAGTCATTTTTTCTGCCCCTTTCTCAAACTGGAAAGAAGGCAACTTCCACcatgaaacaaaagaaattctaCAATCAGTTAATGCCATTTTCAAACCTGGAATGATTAATGCAATTATGGGGCCATCAGGGTCTGGAAAGTCTTCTCTGTTAAACCTAATCTCCGGAAGATTAAAATCTTCGGTCTTTGCCAAATTTGACACTTCAGGTTCAATAATGTTCAATGATATTCAAGTTTCAGAGCTTATGTTTAAAAATGTATGCTCGTATGTCTCGCAGGATGATGACCACCTTTTGGCAGCTTTAACCGTTAAAGAAACCCTGAAATATGCCGCTGCATTAAGATTGCATCATCTGACTGAGGCAGAACGAATGGAGAGAACTGACAACCTAATAAGGTCTTTGGGTTTAAAGCATTgtgaaaacaatatcattgGTAATGAATTTGTTAAAGGTATAAGCGGTggtgaaaaaagaagagtaACTATGGGTGTGCAATTATTAAACGATCCTCCGATATTATTGCTAGATGAACCAACTTCAGGGTTAGATAGCTTCACATCCGCTACTATACTGGAAATTTTGGAGAAGTTATGTAGGGAACAGGGCAAGACGATCATCATTACCATTCATCAACCAAGGTCAGAATTATTCAAGAGATTTGGTAATGTTTTGCTATTAGCTAAATCGGGTAGAACTGCTTTCAATGGATCACCAGATGAAATGATTGCTTATTTCACTGAATTGGGATATAACTGTCCTTCGTTTACGAACGTGGCagatttctttcttgatttaATTTCAGTTAATACCCAGAACGAACAGAATGAAATAAGCTCAAGGGCACGAGTAGAAAAGATACTTAGTGCATGGAAAGCTAATATGGATAACGAAAGCCTTTCACCAACCCCAATTTCTGAAAAACAACAATACTCTCAGGAGTCATTTTTCACAGAATACAGCGAGTTTGTAAGAAAACCAGCTAATTTGGTTTTGGCGTACATAGTGAACGTTAAAAGGCAATTTACTACGACAAGGAGAAGTTTTGACTCTTTGATGGCGCGTATTGCACAAATTCCAGGATTAGGTGTTATTTTCGCATTATTCTTTGCCCCAGTCAAGCATAATTATACAAGTATTAGCAATCGTCTAGGATTGGCACAAGAATCTACAGCACTATATTTTGTGGGCATGCTGGGGAACTTGGCATGTTATCCAACTGAAAGAGATTACTTTTACGAAGAATATAATGATAATGTTTATGGTATAGCACCTTTTTTCTTAGCTTATATGACATTAGAGTTGCCGCTATCCGCATTAGCTTCAGTGTTATACGCGGTATTTACAGTACTGGCATGTGGGTTACCAAGAACTGCAGGCAACTTCTTTGCAACCGTCTACTGTTCCTTTATTGTTACCTGTTGTGGCGAAGCTCTTGGTATAATGACAAATACATTTTTCGAAAGGCCAGGCTTCGTCGTTAACTGCATTTCCATTATTTTATCCATTGGTACTCAGATGTCAGGGTTAATGTCACTAGGCATGTCGAGAGTATTAAAGGGTTTTAACTATTTGAACCCTGTAGGGTATACATCTATGATCATCATTAATTTCGCATTCCCAGgtaatttgaaattaacCTGCGAAGATGGCGGGAAAAATTCAGACGGTACTTGTGAATTTGCGAATGGCCATGATGTGTTGGTTTCTTATGGTTTAGTCAGAAATACGCAAAAGTACCTGGGAATCATTGTGTGCGTAGCCATAATTTATCGCCTTattgcattttttattttaaaagCAAAATTGGAGTGGATAAAATGGTGA